The Aspergillus chevalieri M1 DNA, chromosome 5, nearly complete sequence genome includes a region encoding these proteins:
- the TEL2 gene encoding telomere length regulation TEL2 family protein (BUSCO:EOG09263YUI;~COG:S;~EggNog:ENOG410PJ5W;~InterPro:IPR038528,IPR019337;~PFAM:PF10193), which translates to MDGLLTAVKTVTRDSRPSLESTADSNQHGLERCANISMKSAREPTSPTYILDVLKSRPDHDQLLQVLGILDPSNRSITPDQFDIRIPSPTSAQILQTLVSATIPDIWDTLNMKSKDTKPAGSKLRAALLRCLCSVAGVSSLVAQLRSLIAASRSSSAEAKGSSSGIRVRDILEILSALLEPSDFLFRVYTDISAVYPNETQKQVSWRELISLIAASRVLSTAAESLTLVNDLPRLNKVSWVGDGPKYASWIGDNICRFCSKINLKNESAWKAIASFTGRAMSLGYTGQLVSGVYSGLLIDQTFPKQFSTLVDHLRMTEQVAVTEAVFRDVERRFLSEDLSMEADPTSNQTIGGVATLCSNIISNRQHLESQVVDWLSKGQGGSIQTVGLRRALLAMLADNTGTDYLRNLFIKSLEQFGDKFYIKHAPSRCQEANTQVVLLAASYLQRTDLITVKEIGRSGIFLSGVSNRLAASSTRARFLGMIVGTAISQLIEEAGKGMKFDLEEIESEEALWYMDLINTKDSLGSLDSIRTPTPKAQKPPRNLSSDPTSQSQSKPQSSKIVAIEEIESENEEEEEEEEQEEEDDLVPYEKPDDDPSDDDNDPTLVQRNKPTAPVYIRDLVTYLRDTDNVDRYNLAISSAPSLIRRKTGFGTELTENIEELALTIVGLQEQTDTPKFHEHRLQSMIALIVAQPLKMGRWFSAIYFEGDISQVQRSAILTALGLSARELAGNGEEDSKVLGLPVIPDASFPSKRLSESLEALYKTDESPIASLTKQLSQASLQPLAANAADSASGPNALKVRTFSSRMEVERKRQQREAQKRKSTVKHLHKVLAEGFFYPLKGRFDMMMLQFSSSTAPSYNPFATPHLLALFLQTLSLILSTTGPHTPLLPNLTQESLSLLLTLHARPVSDDATIQSALLSFFLAVVDLNISSGVTGEERLVTDFAAQVIELKEWAGELFERMPAGVAAVGPGDDDAQGQVRTLAAGVMVKLGEVMERYQGRLMGVGVGFKY; encoded by the exons ATGGACGGCCTTTTAACAGCGGTCAAGACAGTTACGCGCGACTCGCGACCGTCCCTAGAATCTACAGCAGATTCTAACCAGCATGGCTTGGAGCGCTGCGCAAATATATCAATGAAGTCAGCCAGAGAACCAACATCCCCAACTTATATTCTGGACGTGCTGAAGTCGAGACCCGATCATGATCAACTCTTACAAGTGCTCGGTATACTGGATCCATCGAACAGGAGCATCACGCCGGATCAATTCGATATCAGAATCCCAAGCCCGACATCAGCTCAAATTCTCCAGACCTTAGTCAGCGCCACTATTCCTGATATCTGGGATACATTAAATATGAAGTCCAAGGATACCAAACCGGCTGGATCCAAACTACGAGCGGCACTATTAAGATGTTTATGCAGCGTTGCTGGTGTGAGCTCGTTGGTGGCCCAGCTTCGTTCCTTGATAGCGGCTTCCCGTTCATCGTCCGCAGAGGCAAAAGGCTCCAGCAGTGGCATTCGAGTTAGAGATATTCTTGAAATACTGTCTGCTCTGTTAGAGCCAAGTGACTTTTTGTTCCGGGTGTATACGGATATCTCTGCTGTCTATCCTAATGAGACGCAGAAGCAGGTCAGCTGGCGAGAGCTCATTTCTCTCATTGCCGCTAGTAGGGTCTTGTCCACTGCAGCAGAGTCTCTTACATTAGTCAACGACCTCCCTAGATTAAACAAGGTCTCCTGGGTTGGCGACGGCCCGAAGTATGCGTCCTGGATAGGTGATAATATCTGTCGATTCTGCTCAAAGATCAACTTGAAGAACGAGAGTGCTTGGAAAGCGATTGCGTCGTTTACAGGGCGGGCAATGAGCCTTGGATATACAG GTCAATTGGTCAGCGGTGTTTACAGCGGCCTTCTCATTGATCAGACCTTTCCAAAGCAATTCAGCACACTTGTCGACCATCTACGGATGACGGAGCAGGTAGCAGTGACAGAAGCCGTCTTCCGTGATGTTGAGAGAAGGTTTCTCTCGGAAGACCTCTCCATGGAAGCAGACCCGACTTCAAACCAAACGATCGGTGGCGTGGCAACTTTGTGCTCAAACATTATCTCCAATCGACAGCACCTCGAAAGTCAGGTCGTAGACTGGCTTTCAAAAGGGCAAGGTGGCTCAATTCAGACGGTTGGACTACGCCGAGCACTTTTGGCCATGCTTGCAGACAACACTGGGACAGACTATCTGAGAAATCTATTCATAAAAAGTCTCGAGCAGTTTGGTGACAAGTTCTACATTAAACATGCACCAAGCAGGTGTCAGGAAG CGAATACTCAGGTCGTTCTCCTGGCCGCCAGTTACCTCCAGCGAACGGACCTTATAACCGTGAAAGAAATAGGACGTTCTGGTATCTTTCTAAGCGGTGTCTCGAACCGCCTGGCAGCATCTTCCACCAGGGCACGCTTCTTGGGTATGATCGTCGGTACTGCCATCTCGCAACTGATCGAGGAGGCTGGAAAGGGCATGAAATTCGACCTCGAGGAAATTGAAAGTGAAGAAGCACTGTGGTATATGGATCTCATCAATACGAAAGACTCCCTTGGGTCTCTAGACTCAATCCGTACTCCGACACCCAAGGCGCAGAAACCTCCCAGGAACTTGTCTTCAGATCCTACTTCCCAATCGCAATCTAAACCGCAGTCCTCTAAGATTGTGGCCATCGAAGAGATAGAATCCGAaaatgaggaggaggaagaagaagaagaacaagaagaagaagacgaccTAGTCCCCTACGAGAAACCAGACGACGACCCATCCGATGACGATAATGACCCAACCTTAGTCCAGAGAAATAAACCAACAGCACCGGTGTACATCCGCGACCTTGTAACATACCTCCGCGATACAGACAACGTCGACCGCTACAACCTTGCCATCTCCAGCGCCCCATCTTTGATCCGCCGCAAGACCGGCTTCGGAACCGAACTCACGGAGAACATCGAAGAACTAGCCCTCACCATCGTCGGCCTCCAAGAGCAAACTGACACACCGAAATTCCACGAACACAGATTACAAAGCATGATTGCGCTCATCGTTGCGCAACCGCTCAAAATGGGCCGCTGGTTCTCTGCGATTTACTTCGAAGGCGATATATCGCAAGTCCAGCGCTCCGCGATCCTCACAGCTCTTGGCCTGAGTGCTCGCGAACTCGCCGGCAACGGGGAGGAAGATTCGAAAGTCCTGGGTCTCCCCGTGATACCCGATGCTTCGTTCCCGTCCAAGCGATTATCAGAAAGTCTGGAAGCGCTGTACAAGACTGACGAGTCGCCCATCGCAAGCTTGACCAAACAACTCTCACAGGCGTCCCTCCAACCCTTAGCTGCAAACGCCGCAGATTCAGCCTCTGGCCCGAACGCACTCAAAGTAAGAACCTTCTCCTCGCGAATGGAAGTCGAAAGGAAGCGCCAGCAGCGCGAGGCCCAGAAACGCAAGTCAACAGTCAAACATCTCCACAAGGTCTTAGCAGAGGGATTCTTCTACCCACTAAAGGGCCGATTCGACATGATGATGCTGCAGTTTTCCTC GTCCACCGCACCCTCCTACAACCCGTTCGCAACCCCCCacctcctcgccctcttcctccagaCCCTCTCCCTCATCCTCTCCACAACAGGCCCGCAcactcccctcctcccaaACCTAACCCAAGAATCCCTTTccctcctcctcaccctccaCGCGCGGCCCGTCTCCGACGACGCGACCATCCAATCCGCccttctctccttcttcctcgctgTCGTCGATCTGAATATTTCGTCCGGCGTTACTGGTGAAGAGCGACTAGTGACGGACTTTGCAGCGCAGGTTATAGAGTTGAAGGAGTGGGCTGGGGAGCTGTTTGAGAGGATGCCGGCGGGTGTGGCGGCAGTTGGTCcgggtgatgatgatgcgcAGGGGCAGGTGAGGACGTTGGCGGCGGGGGTTATGGTTAAGTTGGGGGAGGTTATGGAGAGGTATCAGGGACGGTTGATgggggttggggttgggttCAAGTATTGA
- a CDS encoding NEDD8-activating protein UBA3 (COG:O;~EggNog:ENOG410PIEM;~InterPro:IPR035985,IPR000594,IPR014929,IPR030468, IPR023318;~PFAM:PF00899,PF08825;~go_function: GO:0008641 - ubiquitin-like modifier activating enzyme activity [Evidence IEA];~go_function: GO:0019781 - NEDD8 activating enzyme activity [Evidence IEA];~go_process: GO:0045116 - protein neddylation [Evidence IEA]), with protein sequence MKPVDPALRWKSLYKVLNKPGPSSDEDWVPGPETIDALESSKVLVIGAGGLGCDILKNLALSGFKDIHVIDMDTIDISNLNRQFLFRQSDIGKPKAEVAAAFVEKRVKGVKITPYVGKIQDKDEDYYMQFKIIVCGLDSIEARRWINSTLIGMLDPENPESLKPLIDGGTEGFKGQARVILPTLSSCIECQLDMHAPRPAVPLCTIATIPRQPQHCIEWAHQIAWQERRKDDTFDSDDMEHIGWVYETALERAKQFHIHGVTFQMTQGVVKNIIPAIASTNAVIAASTTSEALKIATSCNPYLENYMMYAGEEGVYTYTFEAEKKPDCPVCGNLARKMTVDSNMTLEAFIESLGERAEAQLKKPSMRTEEKTLYQRFPPQLEEQTRPHLKLKLKDLVTNGQEIAVSDPAYLIDFRYQLIFQ encoded by the exons ATGAAACCTGTAGACCCTGCACTTCGATG GAAGTCTCTTTACAAGGTCCTGAATAAGCCGGGCCCTTCCAGCGATGAGGATTGGGTCCCTGGTCCAGAGACGATAGATGCTTTAGAATCATCAAAAGTCTT GGTTAT TGGCGCCGGAGGTCTAGGATGTGACATTCTGAAGAACCTTGCGCTGTCCGGATTCAAAGACATCCATGTCATTGACATGG ACACAATCGATATTTCCAACCTGAACCGACAGTTCTTATTCCGACAGTCCGACATAGGAAAGCCTAAAGCCGAGGTTGCTGCAGCATTCGTTGAGAAGCGAGTGAAGGGAGTTAAGATTACCCCGTACGTGGGCAAGATCCAGGATAAAGATGAAGACTACTACATGCAGTTCAAGATCATCGTCTGCGGTCTTGACAGCATTGAGGCCAGGCGGTGGATTAATTCGACACTGATTGGAATGCTTGATCCCGAGAACCCTGAGAGCTTGAAGCCGCTTATCGATGGCGGTACAGAGG GATTCAAGGGTCAAGCCCGTGTTATTCTGCCCACTCTTTCATCCTGCATTGAATGCCAACTCGATATGCACGCTCCTCGTCCCGCCGTTCCCCTCTGCACAATTGCGACCATTCCCCGACAGCCCCAGCACTGTATTGAATGGGCACACCAAATTGCCTGGCAGGAGCGGCGCAAAGACGACACTTTCGATAGCGACGACATGGAGCACATCGGCTGGGTTTATGAGACTGCCCTCGAACGAGCGAAACAGTTCCACATTCACGGAGTGACATTCCAGATGACACAGGGAGTAGTGAAGAACATCATCCCCGCCATTGCCTCGACCAACGCCGTTATCGCAGCCTCCACTACTTCTGAAGCATTGAAGATCGCCACATCGTGCAACCCATATCTGGAGAATTACATGATGTACGCTGGAGAAGAGGGTGTCTACACTTACACATTCGAAGCAGAGAAGAAGCCCGACTGCCCCGTGTGCGGAAACCTTGCGCGCAAGATGACTGTTGACTCGAATATGACGCTGGAGGCCTTCATCGAAAGTCTTGGAGAGCGGGCCGAAGCGCAGCTGAAGAAGCCTAGTATGCGGACGGAAGAGAAGACGCTCTACCAGCGGTTCCCTCCTCAGTTGGAGGAGCAAACGAGGCCTCACTTGAAGCTCAAGCTTAAGGATCTGGTGACGAATGGCCAGGAGATTGCGGTCAGTGATCCTGCGTATCTGATTGATTTCCGGTACCAGTTGATCTTCCAATGA
- the RPC40 gene encoding DNA-directed RNA polymerase core subunit RPC40 (BUSCO:EOG09263CLY;~COG:K;~EggNog:ENOG410PI11;~InterPro:IPR036603,IPR001514,IPR011262,IPR011263, IPR036643,IPR033901;~PFAM:PF01193,PF01000;~go_function: GO:0001054 - RNA polymerase I activity [Evidence IEA];~go_function: GO:0001056 - RNA polymerase III activity [Evidence IEA];~go_function: GO:0003677 - DNA binding [Evidence IEA];~go_function: GO:0003899 - DNA-directed 5'-3' RNA polymerase activity [Evidence IEA];~go_function: GO:0046983 - protein dimerization activity [Evidence IEA];~go_process: GO:0006351 - transcription, DNA-templated [Evidence IEA]) produces the protein MAPLIPSQEELDRRRLVGINAETVTNIPSTDFPGHWPGESHEWSLEKFKRDFNIEFHRNERFEATFSLIGVDAAIANAFRRILMAEVPTLAIEFVFVHNNTSVIQDEVLASRLGLIPLKGSVEGINRMRWFKKPAEDDPDSGSTPSDYNTIVLRLDIECTENPDAERGETDPRKLYRNAHVYAKDITFHPVGRQEEYFVGDDAIQPVNPDILVAKLRPGQKIDMELHCIKGIGADHAKFSPVATATYRLLPDIKITKPIIGEDAKKFAKCFPRGVIGLEPVTQEEAAQKGSGYENQAGEVKAVVRDPFKDTVSRECLRHEEFQDKVKLGRVRDHFVFNVESTGQFDSDVLFLESVKVLKLKCARWKRNLSDLMR, from the exons ATGGCGCCTTTAATTCCGTCGCAGGAGGAGCTGGATCGCAGGCGG CTCGTCGGCATCAATGCAGAGACCGTGACCAACATTCCCTCTACAGACTTCCCGGGCCATTGGCCGGGTGAGTCGCACGAGTGGTCGTTGGAAAAGTTCAAGAGG GATTTTAACATCGAGTTCCACCGCAACGAGCGGTTCGAAGCCACATTCTCCCTGATCGGTGTCGATGCAGCCATCGCGAATGCCTTTCGCCGTATTCTTATGGCCGAAGTGCCAACCCTTGCCATCGAATTCGTCTTCGTCCACAACAACACCTCCGTAATTCAGGATGAAGTCCTCGCATCGCGATTGGGTCTGATCCCCCTCAAGGGCTCCGTCGAGGGTATCAACAGGATGCGCTGGTTCAAGAAGCCTGCGGAAGACGACCCGGACAGTGGCAGCACGCCCAGCGACTACAACACCATTGTCTTGCGCTTGGATATCGAATGCACCGAGAACCCCGACGCTGAGCGGGGAGAGACGGACCCGCGCAAGCTGTACCGCAATGCGCACGTCTACGCCAAGGACATCACTTTTCATCCTGTTGGTCGCCAGGAAGAGTACTTCGTTGGGGACGACGCCATCCAGCCCGTTAACCCCGACATCCTGGTCGCCAAGCTTCGCCCGGGACAGAAGATCGATATGGAACTGCATTGTATCAAGGGTATCGGAGCCGACCACGCCAAGTTCTCCCCCGTGGCCACGGCCACCTACCGTCTTCTCCCCGACATCAAGATTACGAAACCCATCATCGGAGAGGACGCCAAAAAGTTCGCCAAGTGCTTCCCCAGAGGCGTTATTGGGCTGGAACCCGTTACTCAGGAAGAGGCCGCCCAGAAGGGAAGCGGGTATGAGAACCAAGCTGGCGAAGTGAAGGCAGTTGTGCGCGACCCCTTCAAGGACACTGTTAGCAGGGAATGCTTGAGACACGAGGAGTTCCAGGACAAAGTGAAGCTTGGTCGCGTGCGGGACCACTTCGTCTTTAACGTCGAGAGCACCGGCCAGTTCGACAGTGATGTTCTCTTCCTTGAGAGCGTCAAGGTGCTGAAGCTCAAATGCGCAAGATGGAAGCGCAACCTGTCGGATCTTATGCGGTAA
- the NUO49 gene encoding NADH-quinone oxidoreductase subunit D (COG:C;~EggNog:ENOG410PJIG;~InterPro:IPR001135,IPR014029,IPR022885,IPR038290, IPR029014;~PFAM:PF00346;~go_function: GO:0016651 - oxidoreductase activity, acting on NAD(P)H [Evidence IEA];~go_function: GO:0048038 - quinone binding [Evidence IEA];~go_function: GO:0051287 - NAD binding [Evidence IEA];~go_process: GO:0055114 - oxidation-reduction process [Evidence IEA]): MAAPFARLAGNAPKRLCLRSSTLNRHTAISRRSIATSLPRRAAEPTSYQATRLIPTDPTFTHLANKEGRPDTEYAAGLESEDEGVGRKIRHYTVNFGPQHPAAHGVLRLILELNGEEIVRSDPHVGLLHRGTEKLIEYKTYMQALPYFDRLDYVSMMTNEQCFSLAVEKLLNVELPERAKWIRTMFGEITRILNHLMSVLSHAMDVGALTPFLWGFEEREKLMEFYERVSGARLHAAYVRPGGVSQDLPIGLLDDIYQWATQFGDRIDETEELLTDNRIWKARTQGVGVVNAADALNMSFTGVMLRGSGVPWDIRKSQPYDAYDQVEFDVPVGVNGDCYDRYLCRMEEFRQSLRIIHQCLNKMPPGPVKVEDYKVSPPPRAAMKENMEALIHHFLLYTKGYSVPPGETYSAIEAPKGEMAVYLVSDGSERPYRCKIRAPGFAHLGGFDQVSRGHLLADAVAIIGTMDLVFGEVDR, from the exons ATGGCTGCTCCATTTGCTCGCCTGGCGGGCAATGCGCCCAAAAGGCTTTGTCTCCGCTCCTCCACCTTGAACAGACACACTGCTATCTCCAGACGTTCGATAGCCACCTCCCTCCCTCGTCGAGCGGCCGAGCCCACCAGCTACCAAGCGACGAGACTCATCCCGACCGACCCGACCTTTACACACCTCGCAAACAAGGAAGGCAGACCTGACACCGAGTATGCCGCAGGCCTGGAATCCGAAGACGAAGGGGTCGGCCGCAAGATCCGCCATTACACTGTCAACTTTGGTCCCCAGCATCCTGCTGCTCACGGTGTGCTTCGGTTGATTCTGGAACTCAACGGCGAAGAGATTGTCCGCTCTGATCCTCACGTTGGATTGCTGCACCGTGGTACCGAGAAGTTGATTGAGTACAAGACCTACATGCAGGCTCTGCCTTACTTTGACCGGTTGGACTATGTGTCTATGATGACGAACGAGCAGTGCTTCTCGCTGGCTGTCGAGAAGCTGTTGAACGTTGAGCTTCCTGAGAGAGCCAAATGGATCCGGACGATGTTTGGAGAAATCACCCGTATCCTTAACCACCTGATGTCTGTTCTCTCCCACGCAATGGATGTTGGTGCTTTGACACCTTTCTTGTGGGGTTTTGAAGAGCGTGAGAAGCTCATG GAATTCTACGAGCGTGTTTCCGGTGCCCGTCTCCACGCCGCCTACGTTCGCCCTGGTGGTGTCTCGCAAGATCTCCCCATCGGTCTCCTCGACGACATCTACCAATGGGCCACCCAGTTCGGTGACCGTATCGATGAAACTGAGGAACTTCTCACAGACAACCGTATCTGGAAGGCCAGAACCCagggtgttggtgttgtcaACGCCGCGGATGCATTGAACATGAGTTTCACTGGTGTCATGCTCCGTGGTTCCGGTGTGCCATGGGACATCCGCAAGTCCCAGCCCTACGACGCCTACGACCAGGTCGAGTTCGACGTCCCCGTTGGTGTCAACGGTGACTGCTACGACCGTTACCTCTGTCGTATGGAGGAGTTCCGTCAATCCCTCCGCATTATCCACCAGTGCTTGAACAAGATGCCGCCTGGTCCCGTCAAGGTCGAGGACTACAAGGTCTCGCCTCCTCCCCGTGCGGCCATGAAGGAGAACATGGAGGCTCTGATCCACCACTTCCTTCTGTACACCAAGGGTTACTCTGTTCCCCCTGGTGAGACCTACTCTGCCATTGAGGCTCCTAAGGGTGAGATGGCCGTGTATCTGGTCAGTGACGGTAGCGAGAGACCCTACCGGTGCAAGATCCGTGCTCCTGGTTTTGCCCACTTGGGTGGATTCGACCAGGTTTCGCGTGGTCACTTGCTGGCCGATGCTGTGGCTATTATTG GTACTATGGATCTTGTGTTCGGTGAAGTCGACCGGTAG
- a CDS encoding ubiquitin-conjugating enzyme E2 (COG:O;~EggNog:ENOG410PP17;~InterPro:IPR016135,IPR000608;~PFAM:PF00179,PF14461), translated as MFAGKRLSKELAKMQGHLPPGITFAKSDNLEEWQMDIRVLDDNPLYQNQIYRLKFTFSQKYPIEPPEVQFISLPASHETPRPIPIHPHIYSNGIICLDLLSTAGWSPVQTVESVCMSIQSMLTANTRDERPPGDSDFVSYNKRRPRDINFQYDDDNV; from the exons ATGTTCGCTGGGAAGCGTTTGAGCAAG GAGCTTGCTAAG ATGCAAGGCCATCTCCCCCCGGGAATCACCTTCGCCAAATCCGACAACCTCGAAGAATGGCAAATGGACATCCGCGTCCTCGACGACAACCCGCTGTACCAAAACCAGATCTACCGTCTTAAATTCACCTTCAGCCAGAAATATCCCATCG AACCCCCCGAAGTCCAATTCATCTCCCTCCCCGCCTCCCACGAAACCCCCCGCCCAATCCCCATTCACCCACACATCTACAGCAACGGGATAATCTGCCTGGACCTGCTCAGCACGGCGGGCTGGTCGCCCGTGCAGACGGTGGAGAGCGTGTGCATGAGTATCCAGAGCATGTTGACGGCGAATACCCGAGATGAGCGGCCGCCGGGGGATAGCGATTTTGTGTCGTATAATAAGCGGCGGCCGAGGGATATTAATTttcagtatgatgatgataatgtTTGA
- a CDS encoding serine/threonine-protein kinase (COG:T;~EggNog:ENOG410PJ6N;~InterPro:IPR017441,IPR008271,IPR000719,IPR011009;~PFAM:PF07714,PF00069;~go_function: GO:0004672 - protein kinase activity [Evidence IEA];~go_function: GO:0005524 - ATP binding [Evidence IEA];~go_process: GO:0006468 - protein phosphorylation [Evidence IEA]), with protein MSFSNMLNKLSGQPESYEKKALYRFGRTLGAGTYGIVREAESTAAGKVAVKIILKKNVRGNEKMVYDELEMLQALNHPSIVHFVDWFESKDKFYIVTQLATGGELFDRICEYGKFTEKDASQTIRQVLDAVNYLHERNIVHRDLKPENLLYLTPAPHSPLVLADFGIAKMLETPTELLTSMAGSFGYAAPEVMLKQGHGKAVDMWSLGVITYTLLCGYSPFRSENLSDLIEETRSGRIIFHDRYWRDVSQDAKNFILTLLQPDPAQRVSSEEALKHSWLKGESASDRDLLPEIRAYNAKARLRRGIEIIKLANRIEALKMQEDDGEDIPSPADMAASAGAADNETEPFPSTSPNGKSSPGSPEGTPGTTKKRSLSKIARGAIFREVVLAKVREVKQNEERERVEREAREKSTTHA; from the exons ATGAGTT TCTCTAATATGCTGAATAAGCTCTCGGGGCAACCAGAGAGTTATGAGAAGAA AGCTCTGTACAGGTTCGGAAGAACCCTCGGTGCAGGAACATATGGTATCGTCCGCGAAGCCGAGTCCACCGCCGCTGGAAAGGTCGCCGTCAAGATTATTTTGAAGAAGAATGTCCGTGGGAATGAGAAGATGGTCTACGATGAGCTGGAAATGCTCCAGGCCCTCAACCATCCCAGCATTGTCCACTTTGTCGACTGGTTCGAATCGAAG GACAAATTTTACATTGTCACCCAGCTCGCCACTGGTGGTGAGCTGTTCGACCGGATTTGCGAATACGGAAAGTTCACAGAGAAGGATGCGTCGCAGACGATCCGTCAGGTCCTCGATGCAGTCAACTACCTCCACGAGCGCAACATTGTCCACCGAG ACTTGAAACCCGAAAATCTCCTCTACCTCACCCCCGCACCCCACTCCCCCCTCGTTCTCGCAGACTTTGGTATCGCCAAAATGTTGGAAACCCCCACCGAGCTCCTCACAAGCATGGCTGGTTCGTTTGGTTACGCCGCGCCGGAAGTTATGCTCAAGCAGGGCCACGGCAAGGCCGTCGACATGTGGTCACTCGGCGTTATCACCTACACTCTTCTCTGCGGTTACTCGCCCTTCCGCTCGGAGAACCTGTCCGACCTGATCGAAGAAACCCGCAGCGGCCGCATTATCTTCCACGACCGCTACTGGCGCGACGTCTCCCAGGACGCCAAGAACTTCATCCTCACCCTTCTCCAGCCGGACCCGGCACAACGTGTCTCGTCGGAGGAGGCTCTCAAGCACTCATGGCTGAAGGGTGAATCTGCCAGCGACCGCGATCTGTTGCCTGAGATCCGTGCCTACAACGCCAAGGCCCGTCTCAGGCGCGGTATTGAGATCATCAAACTCGCAAACCGCATCGAAGCTCTCAAGATGCAGGAGGATGACGGGGAAGACATCCCCAGCCCCGCAGATATGGCGGCATCTGCCGGCGCCGCTGACAATGAGACCGAGCCTTTCCCGTCGACTTCGCCCAATGGCAAATCGTCTCCTGGCTCTCCCGAAGGTACCCCTGGTACTACTAAGAAGCGGAGTCTGAGCAAGATTGCACGCGGGGCCATCTTTCGGGAAGTCGTCCTCGCCAAGGTCCGCGAGGTCAAGCAAAATGAGGAGCGGGAAAGGGTCGAGCGGGAGGCCCGTGAGAAGTCGACGACTCATGCTTGA